A genome region from Ottowia testudinis includes the following:
- a CDS encoding glycosyltransferase family 4 protein, with product MKIALVTDAWQPQVNGVVTTLIELVQSLRAGGDEVIVIEPGQFKTRPCPGYPGIDLAVRPGSQVRGLLDRAQPDAVHIATEGPLGWAARRHCLRRGWAFTTAFHTKFPEILHAAVKLPLPWGYAFFRHFHRPSSGVMVPTRGVSEGLAGRGFKNLREWTHGVDTRLFAFAPKAIDYAPLGRIARPLHLFVGRVSYEKNIHAFLELDLPGTQVVCGVGPVEDKLRARFPQVRWLGVLPREELARVYAAADVFVFPSRADTFGLVMLEAMAAGTPVAAYPVDGPTEVLAAAPGQPQGGVMHTDLRSAVQQALRIPRETARAHAERFGWDEAVRQFRGHLVPTRVEAVPQPATC from the coding sequence ATGAAAATCGCTTTGGTGACGGACGCCTGGCAGCCGCAGGTCAATGGTGTGGTGACCACGCTCATCGAGCTGGTGCAGTCGCTGCGCGCCGGCGGTGACGAGGTGATCGTCATCGAGCCCGGCCAGTTCAAGACCCGGCCCTGCCCCGGCTACCCTGGCATCGACCTGGCGGTGCGCCCCGGCTCGCAAGTGCGCGGCCTGCTCGACCGCGCGCAGCCCGACGCCGTGCACATCGCCACCGAAGGCCCGCTGGGCTGGGCAGCGCGGCGCCACTGCTTGCGGCGCGGCTGGGCCTTCACCACGGCGTTTCACACCAAGTTCCCCGAGATCCTGCACGCGGCGGTCAAGCTGCCGCTGCCCTGGGGTTATGCCTTCTTCCGCCACTTTCACCGCCCCTCGTCGGGTGTGATGGTGCCCACGCGCGGCGTGTCGGAGGGGCTGGCCGGGCGCGGCTTCAAGAACCTGCGCGAATGGACGCATGGCGTGGACACGCGCCTGTTCGCCTTCGCGCCCAAGGCCATCGATTACGCACCGCTGGGGCGCATTGCCCGGCCACTGCACCTGTTCGTCGGCCGGGTGTCTTACGAGAAAAACATCCACGCCTTTCTGGAGCTGGACCTGCCCGGCACCCAGGTGGTGTGCGGCGTCGGCCCGGTCGAAGACAAGCTGCGCGCGCGCTTTCCGCAGGTGCGCTGGCTGGGCGTGCTGCCCCGCGAGGAGCTGGCGCGTGTGTACGCGGCGGCCGACGTGTTTGTCTTCCCCAGCCGTGCCGACACGTTTGGCCTGGTGATGCTCGAAGCCATGGCGGCCGGCACGCCGGTGGCGGCCTACCCGGTCGATGGCCCGACCGAGGTGTTGGCCGCAGCGCCGGGACAGCCGCAAGGTGGGGTGATGCACACCGACCTGCGCTCCGCCGTGCAGCAGGCGCTGCGCATTCCGCGCGAAACCGCTCGCGCCCACGCCGAGCGCTTTGGCTGGGACGAGGCGGTGCGCCAGTTTCGCGGCCATCTGGTGCCAACGCGGGTGGAGGCGGTGCCGCAACCCGCGACATGCTGA
- the tnpA gene encoding IS200/IS605 family transposase, whose translation MDYRYGSHTVYQIEYHFVWVTKYRYKVLQGEVALRVRELVRQTCEAFEIRIVKGVVSSDHVHILVSAPPELAPSEIMRRLKGRTASKLFEEYSHLKKRFWGRHLWARGYFCATVGQMTEEMIKQYLEHHFEPSRDDNFRAEPPSRDAS comes from the coding sequence ATGGACTACAGATACGGCAGCCACACGGTCTACCAGATTGAATACCACTTTGTGTGGGTCACCAAGTACCGCTACAAGGTATTGCAAGGCGAGGTGGCTCTGAGGGTGCGAGAGTTGGTCAGGCAGACCTGCGAGGCGTTCGAAATCAGGATCGTGAAGGGGGTGGTCAGTAGCGACCACGTTCACATATTGGTGAGTGCGCCGCCGGAGCTGGCGCCCAGCGAGATCATGAGACGGCTCAAGGGCCGCACGGCCAGCAAGCTGTTCGAAGAGTACTCGCATCTGAAGAAGAGGTTCTGGGGTCGTCATCTGTGGGCGCGAGGGTATTTTTGTGCGACGGTAGGTCAGATGACGGAAGAGATGATCAAGCAGTATTTGGAGCACCACTTTGAGCCGAGTCGAGACGACAACTTCAGAGCGGAGCCGCCATCAAGAGACGCGTCGTGA
- a CDS encoding UDP-2,3-diacylglucosamine diphosphatase — MARDRPRFRAIFISDIHLGTPGCQAGPLLDFLKEHDSETLYLIGDIIDGWQLRRRWFWPQSHNDVVQKLLRRARKGCHVVFVPGNHDEFARGFLNHNFGGIDVVEDSVHVTADGRRLWITHGDHFDGVIQHAKWLAYVGDHAYETVLKLNRHFNSLRARLGLPYWSLSAYLKHKVKKAVNYVSDFESAVAAEARRRGYDGVVCGHIHHAEIRTIDGMLYCNDGDWVESRSALVEHHDGRLELIFWQAGDGAQWVRQAQAAETV, encoded by the coding sequence ATGGCGCGCGACCGGCCCCGGTTCCGCGCCATTTTCATATCCGACATCCACCTGGGCACACCCGGCTGCCAGGCGGGGCCGCTGCTCGACTTCTTGAAAGAGCACGACAGCGAAACGCTGTACCTGATCGGCGACATCATCGACGGCTGGCAGCTGCGCCGGCGCTGGTTCTGGCCGCAGTCGCACAACGACGTGGTGCAAAAGCTGCTGCGCCGCGCCCGCAAGGGCTGCCACGTGGTGTTCGTGCCGGGCAACCACGATGAATTCGCGCGCGGCTTCCTGAACCACAACTTCGGCGGCATCGACGTGGTGGAAGACAGCGTGCACGTCACCGCGGATGGCCGGCGCCTGTGGATCACGCATGGCGACCACTTCGACGGCGTGATCCAGCACGCCAAGTGGCTGGCCTACGTGGGCGACCACGCCTACGAGACGGTGCTCAAGCTCAATCGCCACTTCAACAGCCTGCGCGCGCGCCTGGGGCTGCCGTACTGGTCGCTGTCGGCGTACCTGAAGCACAAGGTGAAAAAGGCGGTGAACTACGTCAGCGACTTTGAAAGCGCCGTGGCCGCCGAGGCGCGCCGGCGCGGCTACGACGGCGTGGTCTGCGGCCACATCCACCACGCCGAGATCCGCACCATCGACGGCATGCTGTACTGCAACGACGGCGACTGGGTCGAAAGCCGCAGCGCCCTGGTGGAACACCACGACGGGCGGCTGGAGCTGATCTTCTGGCAAGCCGGCGACGGCGCCCAGTGGGTGCGCCAGGCGCAGGCGGCAGAGACTGTGTGA
- a CDS encoding GNAT family N-acetyltransferase translates to MQVSWARHLDEIRAAQRLRHQVFVGEMGARLPTTVPGHDIDLFDDYCEHLLVRDEATQEVIGTYRVLTPVQAKRVGSTYSDTEFDLTRLRSLRHRMVELGRSCVHADHRHGGVIMALWTALGEFMVRNQLDTMIGCASIPMMQGGVFNGDVAASIWRHVRQKHMAPIEFQVRPRVPLPLATLNDQLDVEPPALIKGYLRLGSKVLGPPAWDPDFNSADLPMMMRFADLHPRYRKHFLGN, encoded by the coding sequence ATCCAGGTGTCGTGGGCGCGCCATCTGGACGAGATTCGCGCCGCCCAGCGGCTGCGCCACCAGGTGTTCGTGGGCGAGATGGGCGCGCGCTTGCCCACCACCGTGCCTGGTCACGACATCGATCTGTTCGACGATTATTGCGAGCACCTTCTGGTGCGCGACGAGGCGACGCAGGAGGTGATCGGTACCTACCGCGTGCTGACGCCGGTGCAAGCCAAGCGCGTGGGCAGCACCTACAGCGATACCGAGTTCGACCTCACTCGCCTGCGCAGCCTGCGCCACCGCATGGTCGAACTGGGGCGCAGCTGCGTGCATGCCGATCACCGCCACGGCGGCGTGATCATGGCGCTGTGGACGGCGCTGGGCGAGTTCATGGTGCGCAACCAGCTCGACACCATGATCGGCTGCGCCAGCATCCCGATGATGCAGGGCGGCGTGTTCAATGGCGACGTGGCCGCCAGCATCTGGCGCCATGTGCGCCAAAAACACATGGCGCCGATCGAGTTCCAGGTTCGTCCGCGGGTGCCGCTGCCGCTGGCCACGCTGAACGACCAGCTGGACGTCGAGCCGCCGGCGCTGATCAAGGGCTACCTGCGCCTGGGCAGCAAGGTGCTGGGCCCGCCTGCGTGGGACCCGGACTTCAACAGCGCCGATCTGCCCATGATGATGCGCTTTGCCGACCTGCACCCGCGCTACCGCAAGCATTTCCTGGGGAACTAG
- a CDS encoding ArsR/SmtB family transcription factor, translating to MEQDQAVKVFQSLASGLRLDIYRLLVKHAPQGLVAGDIGTTLELPPTNLSFHLKALSQAGLLTVVQEGRYQRYRARMTLVQELIGYLTDECCAGHPEQCADLRAGSACGNRESASSDAEKI from the coding sequence ATGGAGCAAGATCAAGCCGTCAAAGTCTTCCAATCGCTCGCCTCGGGTTTGCGTCTGGACATTTACCGCCTGCTAGTCAAGCACGCGCCGCAAGGGCTGGTGGCCGGCGACATCGGCACCACACTCGAGCTGCCGCCGACCAACCTGTCGTTCCATCTGAAGGCGCTGTCGCAGGCGGGGCTGCTCACCGTGGTGCAGGAAGGGCGCTATCAACGCTACCGCGCGCGCATGACGCTGGTGCAGGAGCTGATCGGCTATCTGACCGATGAATGCTGTGCCGGCCACCCCGAGCAGTGCGCCGACCTGCGCGCCGGCAGCGCCTGTGGCAACCGCGAATCCGCATCGTCAGATGCCGAGAAAATTTGA
- the arsB gene encoding ACR3 family arsenite efflux transporter, giving the protein MHSPALQPMTGAAPAPMSVFERYLTVWVFGCIVLGTLLGHGLPEVFQAVGRMEVARVNLPVGALIWVMVIPMLAKVDFGSLGQVRRHARGIGVTLFINWLVKPFSMAFLGWVFIRHVFAPHLPADQLDSYIAGLILLAAAPCTAMVFVWSRLTHGDPNFTLSQVALNDGIMVVAFAPLVAFLLGVSAISVPWDTLIASVLLYIVVPLGIAQLWRRALLARGRAALDAAMARSGPWSIGALLLTLVLLFAFQGEQIVRQPLVIAMLAVPILIQVLFNAALAYGLNRVLGESHQVACPSALIGASNFFELAVAAAIALFGFESGAALATVVGVLIEVPVMLGVVRVVNASKGWYERGAACARVT; this is encoded by the coding sequence ATGCACTCCCCTGCTCTTCAGCCGATGACCGGCGCCGCGCCCGCGCCAATGAGCGTGTTCGAGCGCTACCTGACGGTGTGGGTGTTCGGCTGCATCGTGCTCGGCACGCTGCTGGGGCATGGGCTGCCCGAGGTGTTTCAGGCCGTTGGGCGGATGGAGGTGGCGCGCGTCAACCTGCCGGTGGGCGCACTCATCTGGGTGATGGTCATTCCGATGCTGGCGAAGGTCGATTTCGGCTCGCTCGGCCAAGTGCGCCGGCATGCGCGCGGCATCGGCGTGACGCTGTTCATCAACTGGCTGGTGAAGCCGTTTTCGATGGCTTTTCTGGGCTGGGTGTTCATCCGCCACGTGTTCGCGCCCCACCTGCCGGCGGACCAGCTCGACAGCTACATCGCCGGGCTGATCCTGCTGGCCGCCGCGCCCTGCACCGCGATGGTGTTCGTGTGGAGCCGCCTGACCCATGGCGACCCCAACTTCACGCTGAGCCAGGTGGCGCTGAACGACGGCATCATGGTGGTGGCCTTTGCGCCGCTGGTGGCCTTTTTGCTGGGCGTGTCGGCGATCAGCGTGCCCTGGGACACGCTGATCGCCTCGGTGCTGCTGTACATCGTGGTGCCGCTGGGGATCGCCCAGCTGTGGCGCCGGGCCTTGCTCGCCCGGGGCCGAGCCGCGTTAGACGCCGCCATGGCGCGCAGCGGGCCGTGGTCGATCGGCGCGCTGCTGCTCACGCTGGTACTGTTGTTTGCCTTCCAGGGCGAGCAGATCGTGCGCCAGCCGCTGGTCATCGCCATGCTGGCGGTGCCGATCCTGATCCAGGTGCTGTTCAACGCCGCGCTGGCCTACGGGCTCAACCGCGTGCTGGGCGAATCGCACCAGGTGGCCTGCCCCTCGGCACTGATCGGCGCCAGCAATTTCTTCGAGCTGGCGGTGGCGGCGGCAATCGCGCTGTTCGGCTTTGAATCCGGCGCGGCGCTGGCCACCGTGGTGGGCGTGCTGATCGAAGTGCCGGTGATGCTGGGCGTGGTGCGCGTGGTCAACGCCAGCAAGGGGTGGTATGAGCGCGGGGCGGCATGCGCGCGGGTGACGTAG
- a CDS encoding class I SAM-dependent methyltransferase: MPLSAMPLLTGDAGPTSVGRSARFWNRVARKYAAAPIADLPGYERTLDQVRPWLGPEHTVLEIGCGTGATALRLAPASGHWLATDVSPEMIAIARERLHAQPTPQLAFAVADAGAALAPPAAFDRVLAFNVLHLVDDLAQTLAAAARALRPGGLLISKTPCVAELNPLITRLAIPLARAVGKAPPVLVFSEADLRRALDRSGLCTLTVERHGTRGKDMRVFIVARKEGDSPSTAPPTA, encoded by the coding sequence ATGCCTTTATCCGCCATGCCCTTGCTGACCGGCGATGCCGGGCCAACTTCTGTGGGGCGCAGCGCCCGCTTCTGGAATCGGGTGGCGCGCAAATACGCAGCCGCCCCGATCGCCGATCTGCCGGGTTACGAGCGCACGCTCGATCAGGTGCGGCCCTGGCTTGGCCCCGAACACACGGTGCTGGAGATCGGCTGCGGCACGGGTGCGACCGCCCTGCGCCTGGCGCCCGCCAGCGGCCACTGGCTGGCCACCGATGTGTCGCCGGAGATGATCGCCATTGCGCGCGAACGGCTGCATGCCCAGCCCACGCCGCAACTGGCGTTTGCCGTGGCCGATGCCGGCGCGGCGCTGGCCCCGCCAGCCGCTTTTGACCGCGTGCTGGCCTTCAACGTGCTGCACCTGGTGGATGACCTGGCGCAGACGCTGGCCGCGGCAGCGCGCGCCTTGCGGCCGGGCGGCCTGCTTATTTCGAAGACGCCCTGCGTTGCCGAGCTGAATCCGCTGATCACGCGCCTGGCGATTCCGCTGGCGCGCGCGGTGGGCAAGGCGCCGCCGGTGCTGGTTTTTTCTGAGGCCGACCTGCGGCGCGCGCTGGACCGCAGCGGCCTGTGCACGCTGACGGTGGAGCGCCATGGCACGCGCGGCAAGGACATGCGTGTCTTCATCGTGGCGCGCAAAGAGGGTGATTCGCCCAGCACCGCGCCGCCAACGGCATGA
- a CDS encoding LysR family transcriptional regulator, with amino-acid sequence MNNLDWNLLRAFLHTAEAGSLSAAARQLGLTQPTLSRQVAAIEAQLGATLFERAGKTLALTGTGLDLLEHARAMGTAADALSLAATGRAQAADGVVTVSASDMVAACLLPSLVKDMRRLAPGIAIEVMASNAFSDVLRREADIAIRHAQPDQPELIARLVRQATAHFYASEDWVRTNGHPRSVQQAAGAAFVGADRSGKYLTYLRQHGLPVTDANFSCYADHTTAHWALVCQGLGIGAMMEEIAQATPGVVRVLDDVPPVHFPIWLVTHRELRTARRIRVVFDLLADGLSAAPA; translated from the coding sequence ATGAACAATCTCGACTGGAACCTGCTGCGCGCGTTTCTGCATACGGCCGAGGCTGGCTCGCTTTCGGCGGCCGCACGCCAGCTTGGCCTAACGCAGCCGACGCTCAGCCGCCAGGTGGCCGCCATTGAGGCGCAACTGGGCGCAACGCTGTTTGAGCGCGCGGGAAAGACCCTGGCGCTGACCGGCACCGGGCTCGATTTGCTAGAGCACGCGCGCGCCATGGGCACCGCCGCCGACGCGCTGTCGCTTGCGGCCACCGGGCGCGCGCAGGCGGCCGACGGCGTGGTGACGGTGTCGGCCAGCGACATGGTGGCGGCCTGCCTGTTGCCCAGCCTGGTGAAGGACATGCGGCGCTTGGCGCCCGGCATCGCCATCGAAGTGATGGCGTCCAACGCCTTCAGCGACGTGCTGCGGCGCGAGGCCGACATTGCCATCCGCCATGCCCAGCCGGATCAACCCGAGCTGATTGCGCGGCTGGTACGTCAGGCCACCGCGCACTTTTACGCCTCAGAAGATTGGGTGCGAACCAACGGCCACCCGCGCAGCGTGCAGCAGGCCGCGGGCGCGGCCTTCGTGGGTGCGGACCGCTCGGGCAAATACCTGACCTATTTGCGCCAGCACGGCCTGCCGGTGACCGATGCCAACTTCAGTTGCTACGCCGACCACACCACAGCGCACTGGGCCTTGGTGTGCCAGGGCCTGGGCATTGGCGCCATGATGGAAGAAATCGCGCAGGCGACGCCCGGCGTGGTGCGCGTGCTGGACGACGTGCCGCCGGTGCACTTTCCGATCTGGCTGGTCACGCACCGCGAGCTGCGCACCGCGCGCCGCATCCGCGTGGTGTTCGACCTGCTGGCCGATGGGTTGTCGGCCGCGCCCGCCTGA
- a CDS encoding DOMON-like domain-containing protein — translation MPCAAPISLPLVCHPATPCAAVRALSVEVMTGLRLTYTLHADLAQLRIPAPAPPGRADGLWQHTCFEAFISAGAEASYREFNFSPSGQWAVYAFSAERVRDLSAEHALAPPRAPRLHWAATAGGLTLHADIPATLLPARTGAALHIGLSAVIEARDGSLSYWALRHPAARPDFHQKSAWIGHLST, via the coding sequence ATGCCTTGCGCCGCGCCCATTTCCCTGCCCTTGGTGTGCCACCCGGCCACGCCGTGTGCGGCGGTGCGGGCGTTGTCGGTGGAGGTGATGACTGGCCTGCGCTTGACCTACACGCTGCACGCCGATCTGGCGCAACTGCGCATTCCGGCGCCCGCCCCGCCCGGCCGCGCCGACGGGCTGTGGCAGCACACCTGTTTTGAAGCCTTCATCAGTGCGGGCGCTGAGGCCAGCTACCGCGAATTCAACTTTTCGCCCTCCGGCCAATGGGCCGTCTACGCCTTCAGCGCCGAGCGCGTGCGCGACCTCTCCGCCGAGCACGCGCTGGCGCCGCCACGGGCGCCGCGCCTGCACTGGGCGGCCACGGCGGGCGGGCTGACGCTGCACGCCGACATCCCCGCCACCCTGCTGCCTGCCCGCACCGGCGCCGCGCTGCACATCGGCCTCAGCGCAGTCATCGAAGCGCGCGATGGCAGCTTGAGCTACTGGGCGCTGCGCCACCCCGCCGCGCGGCCGGACTTTCATCAAAAAAGTGCTTGGATAGGTCACTTGTCCACGTAA
- a CDS encoding exo-beta-N-acetylmuramidase NamZ family protein gives MKTGLERFIEEPALRAPLKGRRVALLAHPASVTRDLTHSLDALAALPDVRLTAAFGPQHGLRGDKQDNMVESADFTDPRLGIPVFSLYGEVRRPTDAMMDTFDVLLVDLQDLGCRIYTFITTLRYVLEAAAASAKAVWVLDRPNPAGRPVEGLTLRPGWESFVGAGPLPMRHGMTMGELGHWFIDVLKLQVEYRVITMTGWQPGAAPGFGWPTDRTWVNPSPNAANLSMARAYAGTVMLEGTTLSEGRGTTRPLELFGAPGIDTRRLLADMRALAPEWLRGCVLRECWFEPTFHKHAGQLCAGVQIHVEDPAHYDHAAFQPWRLQALAFKALRLQQPGYPLWRDFPYEYERGKLAIDVINGSPLLREWVDDMDAPPAALDALARADEAAWEHGRAPYLLY, from the coding sequence ATGAAAACAGGACTAGAACGTTTCATTGAAGAGCCCGCCCTGCGCGCGCCGCTCAAGGGCCGCCGCGTAGCGCTGCTGGCGCACCCGGCCTCGGTCACGCGCGACTTGACGCATTCGCTCGATGCGCTGGCCGCCCTGCCCGATGTGCGGCTCACTGCCGCCTTCGGCCCGCAGCACGGCCTGCGCGGCGACAAACAGGACAACATGGTCGAGTCGGCCGACTTCACCGATCCGCGGCTCGGCATTCCGGTGTTCAGCCTGTACGGCGAGGTGCGCCGCCCGACCGACGCGATGATGGACACGTTCGACGTGCTGCTGGTCGATCTGCAGGACCTGGGCTGCCGCATCTACACCTTCATCACCACGCTGCGCTATGTGCTGGAAGCGGCCGCCGCTTCGGCCAAGGCGGTGTGGGTGCTGGACCGGCCCAACCCCGCCGGCCGCCCGGTGGAGGGCCTCACGCTGCGCCCGGGCTGGGAGAGCTTCGTCGGCGCCGGCCCCCTGCCCATGCGCCACGGCATGACGATGGGCGAACTGGGCCACTGGTTCATCGACGTGCTGAAGCTCCAAGTCGAATACCGCGTGATCACGATGACCGGCTGGCAGCCCGGCGCCGCGCCCGGCTTCGGCTGGCCGACCGACCGCACATGGGTCAACCCCAGCCCCAACGCCGCCAACCTGAGCATGGCGCGCGCTTACGCAGGCACCGTGATGCTGGAAGGCACCACGCTGTCCGAAGGCCGCGGCACCACGCGCCCGCTGGAGCTGTTCGGCGCACCCGGCATCGACACGCGCCGCCTGCTGGCCGACATGCGCGCACTGGCCCCTGAGTGGCTGCGCGGCTGCGTGCTGCGCGAGTGCTGGTTCGAGCCGACCTTTCACAAGCACGCCGGCCAGCTGTGCGCCGGCGTGCAGATCCACGTGGAAGACCCGGCGCACTACGACCATGCTGCCTTCCAGCCCTGGCGCCTGCAGGCGTTGGCCTTCAAGGCGCTGCGGCTGCAGCAGCCCGGCTACCCGCTGTGGCGCGACTTTCCGTACGAATACGAACGGGGCAAACTGGCCATCGACGTCATCAATGGCAGCCCACTGCTGCGCGAATGGGTGGACGACATGGACGCCCCCCCGGCCGCGCTTGATGCGCTGGCGCGCGCCGACGAGGCGGCTTGGGAGCATGGTCGCGCGCCGTATCTTCTGTATTGA
- a CDS encoding GNAT family N-acetyltransferase: protein MQPLRAEHRQALGLHLLSLNADDRAARFGLALKDEAVLRWLAGVDWAAQRAWGAWLPGDGGLVAALQLAPTGQAGAWELAVSVHALARRRGVATRLLKLALAGLPEVRTLLCHHGHPALRAIGQRLGCEVRRGVGEPRLMLIRKV from the coding sequence GTGCAGCCTCTGCGGGCCGAGCACCGCCAGGCACTCGGGCTGCACCTGCTGTCGCTGAACGCCGACGACCGCGCCGCGCGTTTTGGCCTGGCGTTGAAGGACGAGGCCGTGCTGCGCTGGCTGGCCGGCGTGGACTGGGCCGCGCAACGCGCTTGGGGTGCCTGGCTGCCGGGCGATGGCGGCCTGGTGGCGGCGCTGCAATTGGCGCCCACCGGGCAGGCCGGCGCGTGGGAGCTGGCCGTCAGCGTTCATGCGCTCGCGCGGCGGCGCGGCGTGGCCACGCGGCTGTTGAAGCTGGCGCTGGCCGGTCTGCCCGAAGTGCGCACGCTGCTGTGCCACCACGGCCACCCGGCGCTGCGCGCCATCGGCCAGCGCCTGGGCTGTGAGGTGCGCCGCGGCGTTGGTGAGCCGCGCCTGATGTTGATTCGGAAGGTATAA
- a CDS encoding acyl-CoA thioesterase, protein MLPESVVPEFPAPCAPAAMTVVDMVWPDQSNHHGTLFGGAALSMLDRAAFILGSRVLRGAVVTASVSGLNFQAPAPAGHLVECHARVLRQGRRSVTLATALVAEDLLHCTRTDCLSGEFVMVRAADDTPPPAAPVAAPPAADAPADGAQATVAEIVFPGHANHRGVLHGGPAMVWISKAGFVAATRRVRRSVVMAASERIDFKAPARVGDVVEVMARVTALGRRSIQVRADMWAESPTTGERRHCTSARLVYVAIES, encoded by the coding sequence GTGTTGCCTGAGTCTGTTGTTCCTGAATTTCCCGCGCCGTGCGCGCCCGCCGCCATGACGGTGGTGGACATGGTCTGGCCCGACCAGTCCAACCACCACGGCACGCTGTTCGGCGGCGCCGCGCTGTCGATGCTCGACCGCGCGGCCTTCATCCTGGGCAGCCGCGTGCTGCGCGGTGCCGTGGTCACGGCGTCGGTGAGCGGCCTCAACTTTCAGGCGCCGGCGCCTGCCGGGCACCTGGTGGAGTGCCACGCGCGGGTCTTGCGCCAGGGGCGCCGCTCGGTCACGCTGGCCACCGCTCTGGTGGCCGAAGACCTGCTGCACTGCACCCGAACCGACTGCCTGAGCGGCGAGTTCGTGATGGTGCGCGCCGCCGACGACACGCCACCACCCGCTGCGCCCGTTGCCGCGCCGCCCGCAGCCGATGCGCCCGCCGATGGGGCGCAGGCCACGGTGGCGGAGATCGTCTTTCCCGGCCACGCCAATCACCGGGGCGTGCTGCACGGCGGGCCGGCCATGGTCTGGATCAGCAAGGCCGGCTTCGTCGCCGCCACGCGCCGGGTGCGGCGCTCCGTCGTGATGGCGGCCAGCGAACGCATCGACTTCAAGGCCCCCGCGCGCGTGGGCGATGTGGTGGAGGTGATGGCACGTGTCACTGCGCTGGGGCGCCGATCCATCCAGGTGCGGGCCGACATGTGGGCCGAATCGCCCACCACCGGCGAGCGCCGCCATTGCACTTCGGCCCGGCTGGTTTATGTGGCCATCGAGTCTTGA
- the arsC gene encoding arsenate reductase (glutaredoxin) (This arsenate reductase requires both glutathione and glutaredoxin to convert arsenate to arsenite, after which the efflux transporter formed by ArsA and ArsB can extrude the arsenite from the cell, providing resistance.): MNPITIYHNPQCGTSRNVLAMIRAGGEQPNVVEYLKTPPSRDELKAIAAATGEPLRALLRTKQPQYLAQGLDNPALTDDQLADAMVATPVLINRPIVVTPRGTRLCRPSEAVLDILPQPLTQDFVKEDGEVVPARPRS, from the coding sequence ATGAACCCCATCACGATCTACCACAACCCCCAGTGCGGCACCTCGCGCAACGTGCTGGCCATGATCCGCGCCGGCGGCGAGCAGCCCAACGTCGTCGAGTACCTGAAGACACCGCCCAGCCGCGACGAACTCAAAGCCATCGCCGCCGCCACCGGCGAGCCGCTGCGCGCGCTGCTGCGCACCAAGCAGCCCCAGTACTTGGCGCAAGGCCTGGACAACCCCGCCTTGACCGACGACCAGTTGGCCGACGCGATGGTCGCCACGCCCGTGCTCATCAACCGCCCCATCGTCGTCACGCCGCGCGGCACGCGCCTGTGCCGGCCGTCCGAGGCGGTGCTGGACATCCTGCCGCAGCCGCTGACGCAGGATTTCGTCAAGGAAGATGGCGAGGTGGTGCCGGCGCGGCCACGGTCTTGA
- a CDS encoding chromate transporter, with protein MPTFDRPAPATTAEPPLNAPRSLGDLFWSFTWLALQGFGGVLAVVQRELVEKKRWMTREQFIEDWAVAQIMPGPNVVNLSMMIGGRHFGLAGALAALGGMLALPLVVVLVLAALFATVTDHALAQRALRGMGAVAAGLIIATGIKLIGALRRNALGAPACAALAVATFIAIVVLRWPLIWVLLGVGGVGCAWAWRGVGNPPPPPANAAQPPQP; from the coding sequence ATGCCCACGTTTGATCGCCCTGCCCCGGCCACCACCGCCGAGCCGCCGCTCAACGCACCGCGATCCCTCGGCGACCTGTTCTGGTCCTTCACCTGGCTGGCGCTGCAGGGCTTCGGCGGCGTGCTGGCGGTGGTGCAGCGCGAGCTGGTCGAGAAAAAGCGCTGGATGACGCGCGAGCAGTTCATCGAGGACTGGGCGGTGGCGCAAATCATGCCCGGCCCCAACGTGGTGAACCTGTCGATGATGATCGGCGGCCGCCACTTCGGCCTGGCCGGCGCGCTGGCGGCGCTGGGCGGCATGCTGGCGCTGCCGCTGGTGGTGGTGCTGGTACTGGCGGCGCTGTTCGCCACCGTGACCGACCACGCGCTGGCGCAACGCGCGCTGCGCGGCATGGGCGCGGTGGCGGCGGGGCTGATCATTGCCACCGGCATCAAGCTGATCGGCGCGCTGCGCCGCAACGCCCTGGGCGCGCCGGCCTGCGCGGCGCTGGCGGTGGCCACCTTCATCGCCATCGTGGTGCTGCGCTGGCCGTTGATCTGGGTGCTGCTGGGCGTGGGCGGCGTCGGCTGCGCGTGGGCCTGGCGCGGCGTGGGCAACCCGCCGCCACCGCCCGCCAATGCCGCCCAGCCGCCCCAGCCATGA